One genomic segment of Ancylobacter sp. IITR112 includes these proteins:
- a CDS encoding methyltransferase regulatory domain-containing protein has protein sequence MSARWMGGYVSDIAYTLGFYRELSPAFLNYVCESNGVKGPPEGRRLRYCELGCGRGYGTALLAAANADMDVVGIDFNPTHIAEARAFAEKVGLANLSFVEASFGDAVTSGDPGLDDFDFVTLHGVFTWVSPEARRDIVAFLRTRLRPGGIAYVSYNTYPGWAAVAPLQHMIRQVAARSTGDSAARVAQARDMILRLAQPNCAYTAQNPTARNRLDIIAKQDVNYLAHEFLNDFWSPIYVTDAFAQFREAKLTYVGSAAIGENRLSLAVPKDMHELVNSATDLDMREQIKDFVANKQFRRDVYVKGPIALTPAEQWQSFARSRFALTAVAATEKESWKVPAGEARPRPGLVDAVVSLLSEGTATGQEIIERAGAEGFAASDVPIVIELMVENGAALPCRRDGGAQDQSAARRLNAAVCAMAGATDTHRFLAAPVAGSAIATAQFDRLALPALLANPDAPSADIAARVIGQTESTGHKIRRNGRALGAADAGELGELIEKLRAGPVPLWRRLGVAV, from the coding sequence ATGTCGGCGCGTTGGATGGGCGGCTATGTCAGCGACATTGCCTACACCTTGGGGTTTTATCGTGAACTCTCTCCCGCCTTTCTGAACTATGTCTGCGAATCCAACGGGGTGAAGGGCCCGCCGGAGGGGCGCAGGCTGCGTTACTGCGAACTCGGTTGCGGCCGGGGCTACGGCACCGCCCTGCTCGCCGCCGCCAATGCCGACATGGATGTGGTCGGCATCGACTTCAACCCGACCCACATCGCCGAGGCCCGCGCCTTCGCCGAGAAGGTCGGCCTGGCCAATCTCAGCTTCGTCGAGGCGAGCTTCGGCGACGCGGTGACATCGGGCGATCCGGGGCTGGACGATTTCGACTTCGTCACCCTGCACGGCGTGTTCACCTGGGTGAGCCCCGAGGCGCGACGCGACATCGTCGCCTTCCTGCGCACGCGGTTGCGGCCGGGCGGCATCGCCTATGTCAGCTACAACACCTATCCCGGCTGGGCGGCGGTCGCCCCGCTGCAGCACATGATCCGCCAAGTGGCTGCCCGGTCCACCGGCGACAGCGCGGCCCGCGTCGCCCAGGCGCGGGACATGATCCTGCGGCTGGCGCAGCCCAACTGCGCCTATACGGCGCAGAACCCGACGGCGCGAAACCGGCTCGACATCATTGCCAAGCAGGACGTGAACTACCTCGCGCATGAGTTCCTGAACGATTTCTGGTCGCCGATCTATGTGACGGACGCCTTCGCGCAGTTCCGCGAGGCCAAGCTCACCTATGTCGGCTCGGCCGCCATCGGCGAAAACCGCCTGTCGCTCGCCGTGCCGAAAGACATGCACGAGCTGGTCAATTCCGCGACCGACCTCGATATGCGCGAGCAGATCAAGGACTTCGTCGCCAACAAGCAGTTCCGCCGCGATGTCTATGTGAAGGGGCCGATCGCGCTGACTCCGGCCGAGCAATGGCAGAGCTTCGCGCGCAGTCGCTTCGCCCTCACGGCCGTGGCGGCGACGGAAAAGGAGAGCTGGAAGGTTCCCGCCGGCGAGGCACGTCCCCGGCCGGGCCTGGTGGACGCCGTCGTCTCGCTTCTGAGCGAAGGCACCGCGACCGGGCAGGAGATCATCGAGCGGGCCGGTGCCGAGGGCTTCGCCGCCAGTGATGTGCCGATCGTGATCGAACTGATGGTGGAGAACGGCGCGGCGCTTCCCTGCCGCCGTGATGGCGGCGCGCAGGACCAGAGCGCGGCCCGGCGGCTCAATGCCGCCGTCTGCGCCATGGCCGGCGCCACGGATACCCATCGCTTCCTTGCCGCGCCCGTTGCCGGCTCGGCCATCGCCACCGCCCAGTTCGACCGTCTCGCACTGCCGGCACTGCTCGCCAACCCGGACGCGCCCTCCGCGGACATCGCCGCCCGGGTCATCGGCCAGACCGAGAGCACGGGCCACAAGATACGGCGGAACGGCCGGGCGCTCGGCGCGGCGGATGCCGGGGAACTCGGCGAGCTGATCGAGAAGCTGCGCGCGGGGCCCGTTCCGCTCTGGCGCCGGCTCGGAGTGGCGGTCTGA
- a CDS encoding alpha/beta hydrolase, which translates to MTMPAHIPGTVWFDLASRAGGEPHRIYLYTPPGEPPAGGWPVLYLLDGNAVIATAVEALRAQAPYTLGTGIGFGVIVAIGYPTEEAYDSLRRSWDLGPPPGQTYPPFVEGGPPVRTGGADEFFAFIENEVKPEIARRVPVDPGRQAIFGHSFGGLFVLHALFRQPDAFSAWISASPAIWWEGAGIVARAQAFVMDGKGGGGRLLLLVGEYEQKLAPFQIGAVDAEKRLASFLESRIVDNTREMAERLAPVPGLATAYEFLPGENHMSVLPAAINHALRVAFAAKPDE; encoded by the coding sequence ATGACGATGCCCGCCCACATCCCCGGTACCGTATGGTTCGACCTTGCCTCGCGGGCGGGCGGCGAGCCGCATCGCATCTATCTCTACACCCCACCGGGCGAGCCGCCCGCCGGCGGCTGGCCGGTGCTGTACCTGCTCGACGGCAATGCGGTCATCGCCACGGCGGTGGAGGCCCTGCGGGCGCAAGCGCCCTATACGCTGGGCACCGGCATCGGCTTCGGAGTGATCGTCGCCATCGGCTATCCCACCGAGGAGGCCTATGACAGCCTGCGCCGCTCCTGGGATCTCGGCCCGCCGCCCGGCCAGACCTACCCCCCTTTCGTCGAGGGCGGCCCGCCGGTGCGCACCGGCGGCGCGGACGAATTCTTCGCCTTCATCGAGAACGAGGTGAAGCCCGAGATCGCCCGCCGCGTGCCGGTCGATCCGGGCCGGCAGGCGATCTTCGGCCATTCCTTCGGCGGGCTGTTCGTGCTGCACGCGCTGTTCCGGCAGCCCGACGCCTTTTCCGCCTGGATCTCGGCGAGCCCGGCGATCTGGTGGGAAGGCGCCGGCATCGTGGCGCGGGCGCAGGCCTTCGTGATGGATGGGAAGGGCGGGGGTGGGCGGCTGCTGCTGCTGGTCGGGGAATATGAGCAGAAGCTCGCCCCGTTCCAGATCGGCGCGGTGGATGCCGAGAAGCGGCTCGCCAGCTTCCTTGAGAGCCGCATCGTCGACAACACGCGGGAAATGGCCGAGCGGCTGGCGCCGGTCCCCGGTCTCGCGACCGCCTATGAATTCCTGCCGGGCGAAAACCACATGTCGGTGCTGCCGGCCGCGATCAACCACGCCCTGCGCGTCGCCTTCGCGGCCAAACCCGACGAGTAA
- the fhuB gene encoding Fe(3+)-hydroxamate ABC transporter permease FhuB, with amino-acid sequence MNSRLSISAGPLVGVLALAAFGLTLATLASRLPPALWLEALTAPDAADIGQMLVHYSFAPRLVTSLLCGGALGLAGALLQMALRNPLASPTTLGVSAGANLALAAAMLWAPSLLAAGREWTAMAGGLLAALIVLGLSWHRRLSPLTVVLAGMVVSLYCAALAAMLALFNSHYLAGLFIWGGGSLSQQDWEIPLFLAPRLALAGVAAALLVRPLTLLTLDDDQARSLGLSVPLIRLATLALAVALTGFVVGTVGVIGFIGLAAPALVTAAGTRRVGPRLLGSALLGAVLLWLTDQGVQSLAGDSAEMVPTGAVTALFGSPLLLWLVSRLRLSLQKPAGPEEAVRRAGRPLVVLGGLGLVLLVLVVLSLSLGYGPEGWSLAPDLLEWRWPRAVVALAAGVMLACAGGMLQRMTGNPMASPEVLGVSAGAAFGLIIAMFALDASGRAEQLGAASLGALLALLAILALGRGRAAAPERVLLAGVALGAMFDALVTALMAGGDPRAMLLLNWMTGSTYAASAGDAGVALIAAVASLAALPLLARWLDIAPLGGITSTALGLSPRRSQAVLLMATAAMTAVATLVIGPLTFVGLMAPHLARFLGLQRALPQLVAAALVGGIIMVTADWLGRTLAFPWQIPAGLTATFIGCPALMWLLARRQRA; translated from the coding sequence ATGAATAGCCGGCTCTCGATCAGTGCCGGTCCTCTGGTCGGCGTGCTGGCGCTCGCCGCTTTCGGCCTGACGCTGGCGACCCTGGCCAGCCGGCTTCCTCCCGCCCTGTGGCTGGAGGCGCTGACGGCGCCCGACGCCGCGGACATCGGCCAGATGCTGGTGCACTACAGTTTCGCGCCGCGCCTCGTCACCTCGCTGCTGTGCGGCGGCGCGCTCGGCCTCGCCGGCGCCCTCCTGCAAATGGCGCTGCGCAATCCGCTGGCTTCACCCACCACGCTGGGCGTGTCGGCCGGCGCCAATCTCGCCCTTGCCGCGGCGATGCTGTGGGCGCCGTCCCTGCTGGCCGCGGGGCGGGAATGGACGGCGATGGCCGGCGGGCTTCTCGCCGCGCTCATCGTGCTCGGCCTGTCCTGGCACCGGCGGCTGTCGCCGCTCACCGTCGTTCTGGCCGGCATGGTGGTCAGCCTCTATTGCGCCGCGCTGGCGGCGATGCTGGCCCTGTTCAACAGCCATTATCTCGCTGGCCTGTTCATCTGGGGCGGCGGCTCGCTGAGCCAGCAGGACTGGGAAATCCCGCTGTTCCTCGCCCCCCGTCTCGCTCTCGCCGGCGTCGCCGCCGCGCTGCTGGTGCGCCCTCTCACCCTGCTGACGCTGGACGACGATCAGGCCCGCAGCCTCGGCCTCTCCGTGCCGCTGATCCGGCTGGCGACGCTGGCGCTCGCCGTCGCCCTCACCGGCTTCGTCGTCGGCACGGTCGGCGTCATCGGCTTCATCGGCCTCGCCGCCCCGGCGCTGGTGACGGCCGCCGGCACCCGCCGGGTCGGGCCGCGGCTGCTCGGTTCCGCCCTGCTCGGCGCCGTGCTGCTGTGGCTGACCGACCAGGGCGTGCAGAGCCTCGCCGGCGACTCCGCCGAAATGGTGCCGACCGGCGCCGTCACCGCCCTGTTCGGCTCGCCTCTGTTGCTGTGGCTGGTGTCCCGCCTGCGGCTGTCGCTGCAAAAGCCCGCCGGGCCGGAGGAGGCCGTCCGCCGCGCCGGGCGTCCGCTTGTGGTTCTCGGCGGGCTCGGGCTCGTTCTGCTGGTTCTCGTCGTTCTGTCGCTCAGTCTCGGCTATGGCCCGGAGGGCTGGAGCCTCGCGCCCGATCTCCTGGAATGGCGCTGGCCGCGTGCGGTCGTCGCCCTTGCGGCCGGCGTGATGCTGGCCTGCGCCGGCGGCATGCTGCAGCGTATGACCGGCAACCCGATGGCGAGCCCGGAGGTGCTGGGCGTCAGCGCCGGCGCCGCCTTCGGCCTGATCATCGCCATGTTCGCGCTCGACGCGAGCGGCCGCGCCGAGCAGCTCGGCGCCGCCTCCCTCGGCGCGCTGCTCGCCTTGCTGGCGATCCTGGCGCTGGGCCGGGGCCGCGCGGCGGCGCCGGAGCGGGTGCTGCTGGCCGGCGTCGCGCTCGGGGCGATGTTCGATGCGCTGGTCACCGCGCTGATGGCGGGCGGCGATCCGCGCGCCATGCTGCTGCTCAACTGGATGACCGGCTCGACCTATGCGGCGAGCGCCGGCGATGCCGGCGTGGCGCTCATCGCCGCCGTGGCGAGCCTTGCCGCGTTGCCGCTGCTCGCCCGCTGGCTGGATATCGCCCCGCTCGGCGGCATCACCTCCACGGCGCTCGGCCTGTCGCCACGCCGCAGCCAGGCCGTGCTGCTCATGGCGACGGCGGCGATGACGGCGGTGGCCACGCTGGTGATCGGTCCGCTGACCTTTGTCGGGCTGATGGCGCCGCACCTCGCCCGGTTTCTCGGGCTGCAGCGGGCATTGCCGCAACTGGTCGCGGCGGCGCTGGTCGGCGGCATCATCATGGTGACGGCCGACTGGCTGGGCCGCACCCTCGCCTTTCCCTGGCAGATACCGGCGGGGCTGACCGCCACCTTCATTGGCTGCCCGGCCCTGATGTGGCTGCTGGCCCGGAGACAACGCGCATGA
- a CDS encoding ABC transporter substrate-binding protein, giving the protein MPALDAVPTRRGLVAAAALGLVLASSRLRAEPAPTPRRIVSLDYGLAETLLALGVTPLAIAEADQWATWVVEPPMPPDVVNLGAAQEANLELLSVLKPDLILSTPYLDALRPTLQRIARTEIFAINTPEPGTPYVRSVDATRRLGGLIGRAGEAQALIAASAAQMAATRAALAPQAGPPVFLVSFMDTRHVRVYGAKSLFDDVLTLCGLTNAWQGHANYWGFATVGIEQLARAPEARLIYVEPIAADVRAALARSPLWNSLGFVRAGRVHAMPPVLMFGMLPSAMRFARLLQNTLAGDERI; this is encoded by the coding sequence GTGCCCGCTCTCGACGCTGTCCCGACGCGGCGCGGCCTGGTGGCTGCCGCCGCGCTCGGCCTGGTGCTGGCGTCCTCGCGCCTGCGCGCCGAGCCGGCGCCGACGCCGAGGCGGATCGTCTCGCTGGATTACGGCCTCGCCGAAACCCTGCTGGCGCTGGGTGTGACCCCGCTCGCCATCGCCGAGGCGGATCAATGGGCGACCTGGGTGGTCGAGCCGCCCATGCCGCCGGATGTGGTCAATCTCGGCGCGGCGCAGGAGGCCAATCTCGAGCTTCTGTCCGTGCTGAAGCCCGATCTCATCCTCTCCACCCCCTATCTCGATGCGCTGCGCCCGACCCTGCAACGCATCGCCCGCACCGAGATCTTCGCCATCAACACGCCCGAGCCCGGCACGCCCTATGTGCGCAGCGTCGACGCGACAAGGCGGCTCGGCGGGCTGATCGGGCGGGCGGGCGAGGCGCAGGCGCTGATCGCCGCCAGCGCCGCGCAGATGGCCGCCACCCGCGCCGCGCTCGCCCCGCAGGCCGGGCCCCCTGTGTTTCTCGTCAGCTTCATGGACACCCGTCATGTCCGCGTCTATGGCGCCAAGAGCCTGTTCGACGATGTGCTGACGCTGTGCGGCCTCACCAATGCCTGGCAGGGCCACGCCAATTACTGGGGCTTCGCCACGGTCGGCATCGAGCAACTGGCGCGCGCGCCCGAGGCGCGGCTGATCTATGTCGAGCCGATCGCCGCCGATGTGCGCGCGGCGCTCGCCCGCTCGCCGCTGTGGAACAGTCTCGGCTTCGTCCGCGCGGGACGAGTGCACGCCATGCCGCCGGTGCTGATGTTCGGTATGCTGCCGTCCGCCATGCGCTTCGCCCGGCTGCTGCAAAACACCCTTGCCGGGGACGAACGCATATGA
- a CDS encoding TonB-dependent siderophore receptor, with protein MAENGDFTGVGARRRLAAGLVAGLLASVALPGSVSAQQSVGTAATRIAFDIPAQDLNRGVLKFAQRAGVQVFYDTAKLKGRRSSAVSGTLTPQEALTRLLAGTGLVYRFTGPSQVTIVDPTATSAVAPGPDGAIELGTIDVQGNGTVGYVATESTVGTKTDTPLIETPQSISVVTRDELDDRDVQSLTQAVAYTPGVRTGQSGFDPRFDSFSIRGFDTTYNGIYRDGLRWPGANMSVFKIEPYGVESVTVLRGPSSALYGLGSPGGLVDVTSKRPTEEAFGEVELQGGNYDWWQGQFDVGGPIDKDGQFLYRLTGLLRDAGSPNTLGGGVNDMAFIAPALTWKPTDQTRITFLGEYQQSETPASLPFYQWQGGGGTFSRAPGDYNSQPQEQWRIGYLAEHDINDVFTVRQNLRYGSADTTVRYTSVYDIDPATNIATRGTGYVHDLLDSFAVDNQVQADFVTGPVTHKLLVGLDYTYLALDGGIGFGTAADFNFNTGQPLGPTFDPPFNYARYKQTQSQTGIYVQEQATFDRWIVTLTGRYDWVSSTDDDLLTFTTENTDDNAFTGRAGLTYLFDNGIAPYVSYATSFAPTLGVDASGNAFVPTTARQIEGGVKYVPPGFDGYFTAAVFQINQENGLTTDPINPLFQVQTGEVRARGFELEAVANLGNGLKLRGAYTYLDLTNVAGDPDTVGLTPSGQPQNAFAIWVDYQFQEGSKLAGLGVGAGVRYTGATWGDSLNTFQNSAYTLVDAKLSYDFSYLNVALKGWSLQVNAQNLLDEEYVTCDAGYCYMGAPRTVLAGLKYRW; from the coding sequence ATGGCGGAGAATGGCGATTTCACGGGTGTTGGCGCGCGCCGCCGGCTGGCGGCGGGCCTGGTGGCGGGGCTGCTCGCCTCGGTCGCGCTGCCCGGCAGCGTGTCGGCCCAGCAATCCGTCGGCACCGCGGCGACCCGCATCGCCTTCGACATTCCGGCGCAGGATCTCAATCGCGGCGTGCTGAAATTCGCCCAGCGGGCCGGGGTTCAGGTGTTCTACGACACGGCGAAGCTCAAGGGCCGCCGCTCCTCCGCCGTCTCCGGCACGCTGACGCCGCAGGAAGCGCTGACCCGCCTGCTGGCCGGCACCGGCCTCGTCTACCGCTTCACCGGCCCCAGCCAGGTGACGATCGTCGATCCCACCGCCACCAGCGCGGTGGCTCCCGGCCCGGACGGCGCCATCGAACTCGGCACGATCGACGTGCAGGGCAATGGCACGGTCGGCTATGTCGCGACGGAAAGCACCGTCGGCACCAAGACCGACACGCCGCTGATCGAAACGCCGCAGTCCATCTCCGTCGTCACCCGCGACGAACTCGATGATCGCGACGTGCAGTCGCTGACCCAGGCGGTGGCCTATACGCCGGGCGTGCGCACCGGGCAGAGCGGCTTCGATCCGCGCTTCGATTCCTTCTCCATCCGCGGCTTCGACACCACCTATAATGGCATCTACCGCGACGGGCTGCGCTGGCCGGGCGCCAACATGTCGGTTTTCAAGATCGAGCCCTATGGGGTGGAGAGCGTCACCGTGCTGCGCGGCCCGAGCTCCGCGCTCTATGGTCTCGGCTCCCCCGGCGGCCTCGTCGATGTCACCTCCAAGCGCCCCACCGAGGAAGCCTTCGGCGAGGTGGAGCTTCAGGGCGGTAATTATGACTGGTGGCAGGGCCAGTTCGATGTCGGCGGTCCGATCGACAAGGACGGCCAGTTCCTCTACCGGCTGACCGGCCTGCTGCGCGACGCCGGTTCGCCGAATACGCTGGGCGGCGGCGTCAACGACATGGCGTTCATCGCCCCGGCGCTGACCTGGAAGCCGACCGACCAGACCCGCATCACCTTCCTCGGTGAGTACCAGCAGTCGGAGACTCCGGCCTCGCTGCCCTTCTATCAGTGGCAGGGAGGGGGCGGGACCTTCAGCCGCGCACCCGGCGACTATAACAGCCAGCCTCAGGAGCAGTGGCGTATCGGCTATCTCGCCGAGCACGACATCAACGACGTGTTCACCGTCCGCCAGAACCTGCGCTACGGCTCCGCCGACACCACGGTCCGCTATACCAGCGTCTACGATATCGACCCCGCCACCAACATCGCCACCCGCGGCACCGGCTATGTGCATGACCTGCTCGACTCCTTCGCCGTCGACAACCAGGTCCAGGCCGATTTCGTCACCGGCCCGGTGACACACAAGCTGCTCGTAGGTCTCGACTACACCTATCTCGCGCTGGACGGCGGCATCGGCTTCGGCACGGCGGCGGATTTCAACTTCAATACCGGCCAGCCGCTCGGCCCGACGTTCGACCCGCCGTTCAACTATGCCCGCTACAAGCAGACGCAGAGCCAGACCGGCATCTATGTGCAGGAACAGGCGACGTTCGACCGCTGGATCGTGACGCTGACCGGCCGCTACGACTGGGTGTCGTCCACGGATGACGACCTGCTGACCTTCACCACCGAGAACACCGACGACAACGCCTTCACCGGCCGAGCCGGCCTCACCTATCTGTTCGACAACGGCATCGCCCCCTATGTGAGCTACGCCACCTCTTTCGCGCCCACGCTCGGCGTCGATGCCAGCGGCAATGCTTTCGTGCCAACCACGGCGCGGCAGATCGAGGGCGGCGTGAAATATGTGCCGCCGGGCTTCGACGGCTATTTCACCGCCGCCGTGTTCCAGATCAACCAGGAGAACGGGCTCACCACCGATCCCATCAATCCGCTGTTCCAGGTGCAGACGGGCGAGGTTCGCGCCCGGGGCTTCGAGCTGGAGGCGGTGGCAAATCTCGGCAACGGGCTCAAGCTGCGCGGCGCCTACACTTATCTCGATCTCACCAATGTGGCCGGCGATCCCGACACGGTCGGACTCACCCCGTCCGGCCAGCCACAGAACGCCTTCGCCATCTGGGTGGACTACCAGTTCCAGGAGGGCAGCAAGCTGGCCGGGCTGGGTGTCGGCGCCGGCGTGCGCTACACCGGCGCCACCTGGGGCGACTCGCTCAATACCTTCCAGAACAGCGCCTATACGCTGGTCGACGCCAAGCTGAGCTATGACTTCAGCTATCTCAACGTGGCCCTCAAGGGTTGGAGCCTGCAGGTCAACGCGCAGAACCTGCTGGACGAGGAATACGTCACCTGCGATGCCGGCTATTGCTACATGGGGGCTCCCCGTACGGTCCTCGCCGGGCTGAAATATCGCTGGTAG
- a CDS encoding FecR domain-containing protein: protein MNEDQSSETDQRAALWVARLDGGPLDAAERAAFRHWLAADPDHRAAFEEAHSAWRSLDLLRREPGPLRAVPRPRGRKPLGRAGMAGAVLLLLAVGLAVLRYQVGDPWIALAADWRTAPGQTLQVTLADGSLVDLGPESAIAVAFTARERRVTLLAGEAFFQAAPRAGVEGRPFVVAAAQGTTTALGTRFQVEHWESGARVTAVEHRIEIALDMPGRGDERVVLSPGSVVEYDEAGGIGPIGAADVEEATAWRRGLLVFDSLPLEQVVHRLNRYRRGRIVIANPYLAQRKVSGVFASADLDDVIRTITAELGAHASSLPPLVTVLY, encoded by the coding sequence GTGAACGAGGATCAATCGTCGGAGACCGACCAGCGCGCGGCGCTGTGGGTCGCCCGTCTCGATGGCGGGCCGCTGGACGCGGCCGAACGCGCCGCCTTCCGGCACTGGCTCGCCGCCGACCCGGATCATCGCGCCGCGTTCGAGGAAGCGCACAGCGCCTGGCGCAGCCTCGATCTTCTGCGCCGCGAACCCGGCCCGCTGCGGGCGGTGCCGCGCCCCCGGGGCCGCAAGCCGCTCGGCCGGGCCGGGATGGCGGGCGCGGTCCTGCTGCTGCTTGCCGTGGGACTGGCGGTGCTGCGCTATCAGGTTGGCGATCCCTGGATCGCCCTCGCCGCCGACTGGCGCACGGCGCCCGGCCAGACCCTGCAGGTGACGCTGGCCGATGGCAGCCTCGTCGATCTCGGCCCGGAAAGCGCCATAGCGGTCGCCTTCACCGCGCGGGAACGCCGTGTCACCCTGCTGGCGGGCGAAGCCTTCTTTCAGGCGGCGCCGCGGGCAGGCGTGGAGGGTCGCCCCTTCGTGGTCGCCGCCGCGCAGGGCACCACCACCGCGCTCGGTACCCGCTTCCAGGTGGAGCATTGGGAGTCGGGCGCCCGGGTCACCGCCGTCGAGCACCGCATCGAGATCGCGCTCGATATGCCGGGGCGTGGCGACGAGCGCGTCGTGCTCTCGCCGGGCTCGGTGGTGGAATATGACGAGGCGGGCGGCATCGGCCCGATCGGTGCCGCCGATGTGGAGGAGGCGACCGCCTGGCGGCGGGGCCTGCTGGTGTTCGATTCGCTGCCGCTGGAGCAGGTGGTGCACCGGCTCAACCGCTACCGGCGCGGGCGCATCGTCATCGCCAATCCCTACCTTGCCCAGCGCAAGGTCAGCGGCGTGTTCGCCAGCGCCGATCTCGACGATGTCATTCGCACCATCACCGCCGAGCTCGGCGCCCATGCGTCTTCGCTGCCGCCGCTGGTCACGGTCCTGTACTGA
- a CDS encoding RNA polymerase sigma factor gives MTGDLKVAFHTHGPELRNYLRGRLGDAHMAADLVQDTFLRVIERPETRVQDLRAYLYTVARNLLLNHRKQEARRRTDAMPHEWLGDIAADAPSPEDAADATLQLERLQRFIGELPARTQQIFVLNRVDGLTQPEVARALSISESSVQKHLAMAIQHVTQRLRAR, from the coding sequence GTGACTGGCGACCTGAAAGTGGCGTTCCACACCCATGGGCCGGAGCTGCGCAACTATCTTCGCGGCCGCCTCGGCGATGCGCATATGGCCGCGGACCTCGTGCAGGACACGTTTCTGCGGGTGATCGAGCGTCCGGAAACCCGGGTGCAGGATCTGCGCGCCTATCTCTACACCGTCGCGCGCAATCTTCTGCTCAATCATCGCAAGCAGGAGGCCCGCCGGCGCACCGATGCCATGCCGCATGAATGGCTCGGGGACATCGCCGCCGATGCGCCCTCACCGGAAGACGCCGCCGACGCCACGCTGCAGCTTGAGCGCCTTCAGCGTTTCATTGGCGAACTCCCCGCGCGCACCCAGCAGATTTTCGTCCTGAACCGCGTCGACGGCCTGACCCAGCCGGAAGTGGCGCGTGCGCTGTCGATTTCGGAGAGCTCGGTGCAGAAACATCTGGCGATGGCGATCCAGCACGTGACGCAGCGGCTGCGCGCCCGCTAG